The Fusobacterium varium genome includes a region encoding these proteins:
- the rpsI gene encoding 30S ribosomal protein S9: MAEMIQYRGTGRRKTSVARVRLIPGGKGIVINGKPMSEYFGGRQILSRIVEQPLVLTETLDKFEVRVNVVGGGNSGQAGAIRHGVSRALLLSDETLKAALREAGFLTRDSRMVERKKYGKKKARRSPQFSKR, from the coding sequence GTGGCTGAAATGATTCAATATAGAGGAACTGGTAGAAGAAAAACTTCTGTAGCAAGAGTAAGATTAATTCCTGGAGGAAAAGGAATTGTAATAAATGGAAAACCTATGTCTGAATATTTTGGAGGAAGACAAATTCTTTCTAGAATAGTTGAGCAACCATTAGTATTAACTGAAACTTTAGATAAATTTGAAGTAAGAGTTAATGTAGTTGGAGGAGGAAACTCTGGACAAGCTGGAGCTATCAGACACGGAGTATCAAGAGCACTTTTATTATCTGATGAAACTTTAAAAGCTGCTTTAAGAGAAGCTGGATTCTTAACTAGAGACTCAAGAATGGTTGAAAGAAAGAAATACGGAAAGAAAAAAGCAAGAAGAAGTCCTCAATTCTCAAAAAGATAA